A portion of the Candidatus Fermentibacter sp. genome contains these proteins:
- the rpsD gene encoding 30S ribosomal protein S4, whose translation MSTYRGPRLRKVRSLGVMLPGLTHKAARKRTSPPGEAGGQHRRRRVSVYRMQLSEKQKIRYNYGLSEKQLEAYFQKAASLPGETGVNLLQLVERRLDNVVARSGFASTIPAARQLVSHGHITVNGHKVDIASYQVGVGDIISLKESSRDLKVIVDNITQGRGIGVPAYLEVDPKSRKASMKSLPAREDITLEVQERMVVEFYSK comes from the coding sequence GTGTCGACTTACAGAGGTCCCAGGCTCAGAAAGGTGAGGTCTCTCGGCGTGATGCTGCCGGGGCTCACCCACAAGGCCGCCAGGAAGCGCACCTCCCCTCCGGGAGAGGCCGGCGGGCAGCACCGCCGCCGCAGGGTGTCGGTCTACAGGATGCAGCTCTCCGAGAAGCAGAAGATCCGCTACAACTACGGCCTGTCCGAGAAGCAGCTCGAGGCGTATTTCCAGAAGGCCGCGAGCCTCCCGGGAGAAACCGGCGTGAACCTCCTCCAGCTCGTGGAGCGCAGGCTCGACAACGTAGTGGCGAGATCGGGCTTCGCCAGCACCATCCCGGCGGCGCGCCAGCTCGTGTCCCACGGGCACATCACCGTCAACGGCCACAAGGTGGACATCGCCTCCTACCAGGTCGGCGTGGGCGACATCATCTCCCTGAAGGAGTCGAGCAGGGATCTCAAGGTCATCGTCGACAACATCACGCAGGGCCGCGGCATCGGCGTGCCCGCCTACCTGGAGGTCGACCCCAAGTCCCGCAAGGCTTCGATGAAGAGCCTGCCGGCGCGCGAGGACATCACTCTCGAGGTCCAGGAGCGCATGGTCGTGGAGTTCTACTCCAAGTAG